The Candidatus Edwardsbacteria bacterium genome segment GAAGGCCAGCTCGGAGCCTTTTCCCGGAGCAATGCTCAGCAAACCCTTATCGGTGGCGGCCAGGTATAGCTGGCCGATGGGTGAGCTGTATCTGGTAAAGTATATTTTGGTATATCTGACCATTTTTATCACTCCCGTTGCATTAAGAATAATTGATTAGCGATATTTTGTCAATAAATAAATTAAATTAAAATTTTGCTTTTTTATATCCATAGTGTTATAATAATTGATTATAAGTTGTGAAACATATCAATCAATATATTGCAGGGAAGATATGAAAACCGTTAAAATAGCAGCTAAAAAGAAGGGACTAAAAAAGCCCAGCCCGGTCAGTAAAAAAAAGACCGATAAAAAGGCTCAAGTTCCCGAACCGGCAGTAATTAAAAAAGCCCTCGTCACTGACGATCTGAAAAAGCAGATCGCCGAATGGCAGTCCAACAGCGTTGCTCCATTGCTGGCCAAATATCCCGAAAGAAAAGAGAAATTTATACTCACTTCGGGGGCCGAGGTCAACCGGCTTTATACCCCGGATGATGTCGGGGAAGTGGATTATCCCAAAGAGCTGGGCTTCCCCGGGCAATATCCTTACACCCGAGGCGTCCAGCCAACCATGTACCGGGGCAAGTTCTGGACCATGCGGCAGTATGCCGGTTTCGGGGATGCTGCCGAATCCAACAAACGTTATAAATATCTTCTCGCCCAGGGCCAGACCGGCCTGTCGATCGCTTTTGACCTTCCAACCCAGATCGGATATGATTCCGATCACCCGATGTCAACCGGGGAGGTGGGAAAGGTCGGAGTGGCGATAGACTCGCTTACCGATATGGAGATCCTTTTCGACGGAATTCCCTTGGACAAGGTATCCACCTCCATGACCATTAACGCTCCGGCCTCGGTATTGCTGGCCATGTATATTGCAGTTGCCGAAAAACAGGGAGTTGGTCCGTCTCAGATACACGGCACCATCCAAAACGATATCTTAAAGGAATATATAGCCCGGGGAACCTATATTTTTCCGCCCGAGCCTTCCATGCGCCTGATCACGGATATCTTTGAATACTGCGCCAAGGAAGTGCCCAAATGGAACACCATTTCCATTTCGGGCTACCATATCAGGGAGGCCGGAGCCAGCGCCACCCAGGAGGTGGCATTCACCCTGGCCGATGGAATCGCCTATGTTCAGGCCGCCCTGGATACCGGGTTGAACGTGGACGACTTTGCCAGCCGGCTGTCGTTCTTCTTCAATGCCAACAATAATCTGTTCGAAGAGGTGGCCAAGTTCCGGGCGGCCCGGAGAATGTGGGCCAGGATCATGAAGGAACGTTTTAACGCCCAAAAGCCCAGCTCGCTGATGCTTCGTTTCCACTCGCAAACAGCCGGGTCCACCATGACCGCCCAGCAGCCGGATAATAACATAGTCCGGGTAACCATTCAAACCTTAGCGGCTGTCATGGGCGGGGCCCAGAGCTTGCATACCAACTCCAAGGACGAAGCCCTGGCCCTGCCGACCGAGGAATCGGTAAGGATAGCCCTGCGTACCCAGCAGATCGTAGCCTATGAATCGGGGGTGGCCGACACTATAGATCCCCTAGCGGGTTCGTATTATATCGAAGCCAAAACCAATGAGATCGAGAAGACCGCCATGGAATACATAAATAAGATAGACAAGATGGGTGGCATGGTCCGGGCGGTGGAGAAGGGCTATATTCAGAGCGAGATCCAGGAGTCGGCTTACCGCTATCAACTGGATGTTGAGAGTAAAGAACGGGTAGTGGTGGGGGTCAATAAATTCATCGTCCAGGAAGAACCGATGAAAAATCTGCTTAAGGTTTCACAGGCGGTGGCCGAGGCTCAGATAATAAAAATA includes the following:
- a CDS encoding methylmalonyl-CoA mutase family protein translates to MKTVKIAAKKKGLKKPSPVSKKKTDKKAQVPEPAVIKKALVTDDLKKQIAEWQSNSVAPLLAKYPERKEKFILTSGAEVNRLYTPDDVGEVDYPKELGFPGQYPYTRGVQPTMYRGKFWTMRQYAGFGDAAESNKRYKYLLAQGQTGLSIAFDLPTQIGYDSDHPMSTGEVGKVGVAIDSLTDMEILFDGIPLDKVSTSMTINAPASVLLAMYIAVAEKQGVGPSQIHGTIQNDILKEYIARGTYIFPPEPSMRLITDIFEYCAKEVPKWNTISISGYHIREAGASATQEVAFTLADGIAYVQAALDTGLNVDDFASRLSFFFNANNNLFEEVAKFRAARRMWARIMKERFNAQKPSSLMLRFHSQTAGSTMTAQQPDNNIVRVTIQTLAAVMGGAQSLHTNSKDEALALPTEESVRIALRTQQIVAYESGVADTIDPLAGSYYIEAKTNEIEKTAMEYINKIDKMGGMVRAVEKGYIQSEIQESAYRYQLDVESKERVVVGVNKFIVQEEPMKNLLKVSQAVAEAQIIKINQIKAKRDNMAVQSSLEKIRQAAQGKDNLMPLILTAVKQYATLGEICQVLREEFGEYRESVVL